One part of the Mycobacterium marinum genome encodes these proteins:
- a CDS encoding TetR/AcrR family transcriptional regulator, whose protein sequence is MVGAMTQTADRSAQVSPWSPREAELLAVTLQLLQEHGYDRLTIDAVANTARASKATVYRRWPSKAELVLAAFIEGVRQVAVAPNTGSLRDDLVKIGEGICGQAHQQASTIRAVLVEVSRHPALSDALQRQFVDQRKALIQQVLQQAVDRGEITQAAITDELWDLLPGYLIFRSIIPNRPPTPHTVQLLVDDFIMPGLTQATG, encoded by the coding sequence ATCGTGGGCGCTATGACGCAGACTGCCGACCGGTCCGCGCAGGTATCACCGTGGTCGCCGCGTGAGGCGGAGTTGCTTGCGGTGACGTTGCAGTTGCTGCAAGAACATGGCTACGACCGGTTGACGATAGACGCCGTTGCCAACACCGCCCGGGCCAGCAAAGCCACCGTGTACCGGCGCTGGCCGTCGAAGGCCGAATTGGTGCTGGCGGCATTCATCGAGGGGGTGCGACAGGTCGCCGTCGCGCCGAATACCGGCTCGCTGCGCGACGATCTAGTGAAGATCGGCGAGGGCATTTGCGGCCAGGCCCACCAACAAGCCAGCACCATCCGCGCGGTGCTCGTCGAGGTGTCGCGGCACCCCGCGCTCAGTGACGCGCTGCAGCGTCAATTCGTGGATCAGCGCAAGGCGTTGATCCAGCAAGTGCTGCAACAGGCGGTCGACCGGGGTGAGATCACCCAGGCGGCCATCACCGACGAACTCTGGGACCTGTTGCCCGGCTATCTCATCTTCCGGTCCATCATCCCCAACCGGCCGCCGACCCCTCACACGGTGCAGCTTCTGGTTGACGACTTCATCATGCCCGGCCTGACCCAAGCCACCGGGTGA
- the gatC gene encoding Asp-tRNA(Asn)/Glu-tRNA(Gln) amidotransferase subunit GatC yields the protein MSQISRDEVAHLARLARLALTEDELDSFAGQLDAILTHVSQIQAVDVTGVEATDNPLKDVNVMRADQTAPCLTQEEALAEAPAAVDGRFAVPQILGDSE from the coding sequence GTGTCCCAGATCTCCCGCGACGAGGTGGCCCACTTGGCCCGGCTTGCCCGTCTGGCGTTGACCGAAGATGAGCTTGACAGCTTCGCTGGTCAACTCGACGCCATCCTGACGCACGTCAGCCAGATCCAGGCCGTCGACGTCACCGGCGTCGAAGCCACCGATAATCCGCTCAAAGACGTCAACGTGATGCGCGCAGACCAGACGGCGCCGTGTCTGACGCAGGAAGAGGCGCTGGCCGAGGCGCCCGCAGCGGTTGACGGCCGCTTCGCCGTTCCGCAGATTCTGGGGGATAGCGAATGA
- a CDS encoding B12-binding domain-containing radical SAM protein, with product MTILLVNPPGARRNGRSYLSEQKLGDPWVYSTMPMEHLGMMSIKAYAKTQGIEIATVNGLVAGHSSVQETWSAIENAVRCSGKPRLVGFSCIDTLPEVLWLAQRVRETWDDVQIALGNAIATLNYERILRQHDCFDFVIVGDAEVGFTKLANAVANGAALDDVPGLARRDDRGQIICSPSRLIDLDELPRPARDELPSVLADGFSAAVFSTRGCPYRCTFCGTGAMSAMLGRNSYRAKSVDAVVDEIAYLKSDFDIGFLCITDDLFISKHPSSQQRAAEFADAMINSGVDVKFMMDIRLDSVVDLELFKHLHKAGLRRVFVGLETGSYDQLRAYRKQIINRGQDAADTINALQQVGVDVIPGTIMFHPTVQPDELRETARLLRATKFISTYKFMGKITPYPGTPLYQEYSDLGYLREEWPLGEWDFVDPEAARVYADVCSLIAPRPDLPYDEAEKFFLARLDEWDDVIAARIEQTAADGTGTLEAPGDPQTPELLSLT from the coding sequence GTGACGATATTGCTTGTCAATCCTCCCGGTGCCCGCCGTAATGGGCGCTCCTATTTGAGCGAGCAGAAGCTTGGCGACCCGTGGGTGTATTCCACCATGCCGATGGAGCACCTCGGCATGATGTCGATCAAGGCTTACGCCAAGACCCAGGGGATCGAGATTGCCACCGTCAACGGGCTCGTTGCCGGGCACAGTTCGGTACAGGAAACGTGGTCGGCCATCGAGAACGCCGTGCGTTGCAGCGGTAAGCCCCGGCTGGTCGGCTTTTCGTGCATCGACACCCTTCCTGAGGTGCTGTGGCTAGCGCAGCGCGTCCGCGAGACCTGGGACGATGTGCAGATCGCTCTGGGAAATGCGATCGCGACATTGAATTACGAGCGGATTTTGCGCCAGCATGACTGCTTTGACTTCGTGATCGTTGGAGACGCCGAGGTCGGATTCACCAAGCTTGCCAATGCCGTGGCCAATGGCGCTGCGCTCGACGACGTTCCCGGGTTGGCCCGCCGGGACGATCGCGGGCAGATCATCTGCTCGCCGTCGCGCCTGATCGACCTCGACGAGCTGCCCCGTCCGGCCCGCGACGAGTTGCCGAGCGTTCTTGCCGATGGCTTTTCCGCCGCGGTCTTTTCGACCCGTGGCTGCCCCTACCGCTGCACGTTCTGCGGCACCGGAGCCATGTCGGCGATGCTCGGGCGCAACAGCTACCGGGCCAAGTCGGTTGACGCGGTGGTCGACGAGATCGCGTACCTGAAATCCGATTTCGACATTGGCTTTCTCTGCATCACCGACGACCTGTTCATCTCCAAGCATCCCAGCTCGCAACAACGCGCGGCCGAGTTTGCTGACGCCATGATCAACAGCGGCGTTGACGTCAAGTTCATGATGGATATCCGCCTGGACTCCGTGGTGGATCTAGAACTGTTCAAACACCTGCACAAAGCGGGTTTGCGCCGGGTTTTCGTCGGCTTGGAAACCGGTTCTTATGATCAACTCCGCGCGTACCGCAAACAGATCATCAATCGCGGACAAGATGCCGCCGACACGATCAACGCACTGCAGCAGGTGGGCGTTGACGTAATACCGGGCACCATCATGTTTCATCCCACGGTGCAGCCGGATGAATTGCGCGAGACCGCGCGGCTGCTACGGGCCACAAAATTCATCTCCACCTATAAGTTCATGGGCAAGATCACCCCGTATCCGGGAACACCCCTATACCAGGAGTATTCGGATCTGGGCTATCTACGCGAGGAATGGCCGCTGGGTGAATGGGATTTCGTGGACCCGGAGGCCGCGCGTGTTTATGCCGATGTCTGTTCGCTCATCGCGCCACGCCCGGACCTGCCCTACGACGAGGCCGAGAAGTTCTTCCTGGCGCGCCTTGACGAATGGGACGACGTCATTGCCGCCCGAATTGAGCAAACGGCAGCCGACGGCACCGGCACGCTCGAGGCTCCCGGCGACCCTCAGACGCCGGAACTGCTGTCGTTGACCTAG
- a CDS encoding MmpS family transport accessory protein, which produces MAALVRRGWMMIVAVAVVVIAGFAIYRLHGIFGSHNNASGANGISNEIVPFNPKQVVLDVFGAPGAVATINYLDVNAQPQQVVDAPLPWSFTITTTEPAVLGNVVAQGNGGTIGCRITVNGEVKDERIVNTPDAYTFCLDKSG; this is translated from the coding sequence ATGGCAGCCCTCGTCAGGAGGGGGTGGATGATGATTGTCGCGGTGGCCGTCGTCGTGATCGCGGGATTTGCGATCTATCGTTTGCACGGGATTTTCGGGTCGCACAACAACGCTTCGGGCGCCAACGGCATCTCGAATGAAATCGTCCCCTTCAACCCCAAACAGGTAGTTCTGGATGTGTTCGGCGCCCCGGGGGCCGTGGCGACCATCAACTACCTCGACGTGAACGCTCAACCCCAGCAAGTCGTGGATGCGCCGCTGCCCTGGTCCTTCACCATCACCACGACGGAGCCGGCGGTTCTGGGCAACGTGGTGGCGCAGGGCAACGGCGGCACCATTGGCTGCCGGATCACGGTCAACGGTGAAGTCAAGGACGAGCGGATCGTCAACACCCCCGATGCCTACACCTTCTGTCTGGACAAGTCCGGATGA
- a CDS encoding amino acid-binding protein, with product MPSYLLRIELLDRPGSLGSLAVALGSVGADILSLDVVERGCGYAIDDLVVELAPGAMPDALITAAESLNGVRVDSVRPHTGLLEAHRELELLDHVATARDNTSRLQVLANEAPRVLRVSWCTVLRSVEGELQRLAGSPGAPETRAASAPWLPIEQATPLDGSAEWVPKVWRDMDTRMVAAPLGDQHTAVVLGRPGPEFRPSEVARLGYLAGIVATMLR from the coding sequence GTGCCTTCGTATCTGTTGCGCATCGAACTGCTGGACCGTCCAGGCAGCCTGGGGTCGCTCGCGGTCGCACTCGGTTCGGTAGGTGCTGACATCTTGTCGCTCGACGTCGTCGAGCGCGGCTGTGGATATGCAATCGATGATCTGGTCGTCGAGCTTGCTCCGGGGGCCATGCCGGACGCATTGATCACCGCCGCGGAATCCCTCAACGGCGTCCGAGTGGACAGCGTGCGTCCGCATACCGGCCTCTTGGAAGCCCACCGTGAGCTGGAGCTTCTTGACCACGTCGCCACGGCGCGGGACAACACGTCCCGGCTGCAGGTTCTGGCCAACGAGGCGCCCCGAGTGCTGCGGGTCAGCTGGTGCACGGTGCTGCGCAGCGTCGAGGGCGAGTTGCAGCGGTTGGCCGGAAGCCCGGGCGCCCCGGAGACGCGTGCCGCTTCGGCACCGTGGCTTCCGATCGAGCAAGCCACACCGCTGGACGGAAGCGCCGAGTGGGTGCCAAAGGTCTGGCGCGATATGGACACCAGGATGGTGGCCGCGCCGCTGGGCGACCAGCACACTGCGGTCGTGCTGGGGCGGCCCGGCCCGGAATTTCGGCCCTCGGAGGTGGCTCGGCTGGGCTATCTGGCCGGGATCGTGGCCACCATGCTGCGCTAG
- the ligA gene encoding NAD-dependent DNA ligase LigA — protein MTPEVLRQWQELAEQVRAHQFRYYVRDAPVITDAEFDELLRRLEALEEQYPELRTPDSPTQLVGGAGFATEFEPVEHLERMLSLDNAFNTEELTAWAGRIHADVGDRAAYLCELKIDGVALSLVYEGGRLTRASTRGDGRTGEDVTLNARTIEDVPERLSHSEDHRMPEVLEVRGEVFFRVADFQALNASLVEEGKAPFANPRNSAAGSLRQKDPAVTARRRLRMICHGLGHTEGFRPATLHQAYLALQAWGLPVSQHTTLVADLAGVQERIDYWGEHRHEVDHEIDGVVVKVDDVALQRRLGSTSRAPRWAIAYKYPPEEAQTKLLDIRVNVGRTGRVTPFAFMTPVKVAGSTVAQATLHNASEVKRKGVLIGDTVVIRKAGDVIPEVLGPVVDLRDGSEREFVMPTTCPECGTPLAPEKEGDADIRCPNTRSCPGQLRERVFHVSSRNALDIEMLGYEAGAALLSAQVIGDEGDLFGLTEEELLRTDLFRTKAGDLSANGRRLLANLDKAKAAPLWRVLVALSIRHVGPTAARALATEFGSIDAIVAATTEQLAAVEGVGPTIASAVSEWFTVDWHREIVEKWRAAGVRMADERDDSVPRTLAGVTVVVTGSLPGFSRDEAKEAIVTRGGKAAGSVSKKTSYVVAGDAPGSKYDKAVELGVPILDEDGFRKLLEQGPPAEVGEPT, from the coding sequence ATGACTCCTGAGGTGTTGCGGCAGTGGCAGGAACTGGCCGAGCAGGTGCGTGCACACCAGTTTCGCTACTACGTGCGCGACGCGCCGGTGATCACCGACGCGGAATTCGACGAATTGCTGCGCCGGCTGGAGGCGCTCGAAGAACAGTATCCCGAGCTACGCACACCCGATTCGCCCACTCAGCTGGTCGGTGGCGCCGGTTTCGCGACCGAGTTCGAACCCGTCGAGCATCTGGAAAGAATGCTCAGCCTCGACAACGCGTTCAACACCGAGGAACTCACCGCCTGGGCCGGCCGCATCCACGCCGATGTCGGCGACAGGGCGGCCTACTTGTGTGAGCTCAAGATCGACGGCGTGGCGCTGTCGCTGGTGTACGAAGGGGGGCGGCTGACCCGGGCCTCCACCCGGGGCGACGGCCGAACCGGCGAAGATGTCACGCTCAATGCCCGCACCATCGAGGACGTTCCGGAACGGCTTTCCCACAGCGAGGACCACCGCATGCCCGAGGTGCTCGAGGTCCGCGGTGAGGTGTTCTTTCGGGTGGCTGATTTCCAGGCGCTCAACGCGAGCTTGGTCGAGGAGGGCAAGGCACCGTTCGCCAACCCCCGCAACAGCGCGGCCGGGTCGTTGCGGCAAAAGGACCCGGCGGTCACGGCCCGGCGCAGATTGCGGATGATCTGCCATGGGCTGGGCCACACCGAAGGCTTTCGCCCGGCGACGCTGCACCAGGCCTACCTGGCGTTGCAGGCCTGGGGGCTGCCGGTTTCCCAGCACACCACGTTGGTCGCCGACCTGGCCGGGGTACAGGAGCGCATCGACTACTGGGGCGAGCATCGCCACGAGGTCGACCACGAAATCGACGGCGTGGTGGTCAAAGTCGACGATGTCGCCCTGCAGCGGCGGCTCGGTTCCACCTCACGGGCACCGCGCTGGGCGATCGCGTACAAGTACCCGCCCGAGGAAGCCCAGACCAAGCTGCTCGATATTCGCGTCAACGTCGGCCGAACCGGGCGAGTCACGCCGTTTGCGTTCATGACGCCGGTGAAGGTCGCGGGCTCGACGGTGGCACAAGCCACCTTGCACAACGCGTCGGAGGTCAAGCGCAAGGGCGTGCTGATCGGCGACACGGTGGTGATCCGCAAGGCCGGTGACGTGATCCCCGAAGTGTTGGGTCCGGTGGTCGACCTTCGTGATGGGTCCGAACGCGAATTCGTCATGCCCACAACGTGTCCGGAGTGCGGCACGCCGCTGGCTCCGGAGAAGGAGGGCGACGCCGACATCCGTTGTCCGAATACCCGCAGCTGTCCGGGGCAGTTGCGGGAGCGGGTTTTCCATGTCTCCAGCCGCAATGCCCTCGACATCGAGATGCTGGGCTATGAGGCTGGCGCCGCGCTGCTTTCGGCGCAGGTGATCGGCGATGAAGGCGACCTGTTCGGACTCACCGAGGAAGAGCTGCTGCGCACCGACCTGTTCCGCACCAAGGCCGGTGACTTGTCCGCCAACGGCCGGCGGCTACTGGCCAATCTGGACAAGGCGAAGGCGGCGCCGCTATGGCGCGTGCTGGTGGCGTTGTCCATCCGCCATGTCGGACCGACAGCGGCACGCGCACTAGCCACCGAGTTCGGCAGCATCGATGCGATCGTCGCCGCGACCACCGAACAGTTGGCCGCCGTTGAGGGAGTGGGACCGACGATCGCCTCCGCCGTTTCGGAGTGGTTCACCGTCGACTGGCACCGCGAGATCGTCGAGAAGTGGCGGGCCGCCGGTGTGCGGATGGCCGATGAGCGCGACGACAGTGTGCCGCGCACACTGGCCGGGGTAACCGTGGTGGTCACCGGCTCGTTGCCCGGATTCTCACGGGACGAGGCCAAGGAGGCGATCGTGACCCGTGGCGGCAAAGCCGCCGGTTCGGTATCGAAAAAGACCTCCTACGTCGTCGCCGGTGACGCACCCGGCTCGAAGTACGACAAGGCGGTCGAACTCGGCGTGCCCATCCTCGACGAAGATGGGTTTCGAAAGTTGTTGGAGCAGGGCCCCCCGGCCGAAGTGGGGGAGCCGACCTAG